From Pontibacillus halophilus JSM 076056 = DSM 19796, one genomic window encodes:
- a CDS encoding acyl-CoA dehydrogenase family protein, whose product MNPVEQIVRGGQFLTSQIDQSAIFTPEDQTDEHRMMAKTARRFLEEAVYPERERLESGDYDLVESLMKQAGELGLLAHSIPESYGGLGLDKMSKGIVGEALGAGGGYSVAHNNHTCIASLPITYFGTKEQKAKYLPKLASGEYIGAYCLTEPDAGSDALAAKTTAVLDETGHHYVLNGTKIYITNASFSDTFIVYAKVDGEHFTAFIVEKGFEGLSVGPEEDKMGIKASSTCSVIMEDCKVPKENVLGEVGKGHHIALNVLNLGRFNLGAATTGAAKFSFGLGLSHIQERKQFGRSIAQFNGTKQKVAKMAAKLYASESVMYRTAGHVESVLRDVTDETSGRDVAKKMNEHSFESAMCKVFGSETLDEVVDEALQLHGGAGYIKEYPIEQAYRDARINRIFEGTNEINRLHIAGVILKKSASGELPLQKAVEEAHTHMHRPNEAPSLEQGVQLLKDLFFVCAGAAYSAFGQELQEEQETMMGLADLAIMAYAAESAVVRARKSGKTLHQDLATSYIERAGLEAGSVALMLASNLTTGDVRTETLASISSVQALLQYEQSVSRNRRIADAMLTSNTYLV is encoded by the coding sequence ATGAATCCAGTAGAGCAAATCGTGAGAGGTGGACAATTCCTTACGAGTCAGATTGACCAAAGCGCCATCTTCACTCCGGAAGACCAGACCGATGAACATAGAATGATGGCAAAGACAGCACGACGTTTTCTAGAAGAAGCCGTTTATCCTGAGCGCGAGCGGCTCGAGTCGGGAGACTATGATTTAGTGGAGAGCTTAATGAAGCAAGCTGGAGAACTCGGTCTATTGGCTCACAGTATTCCAGAAAGTTATGGAGGACTAGGCCTCGATAAGATGAGTAAGGGGATTGTGGGAGAAGCGCTAGGTGCTGGGGGAGGATATTCAGTTGCCCATAATAATCATACATGCATAGCAAGCCTACCGATTACGTATTTCGGAACTAAAGAACAAAAAGCGAAGTACCTGCCGAAATTAGCTTCAGGTGAATATATCGGAGCATACTGTCTCACTGAACCGGATGCAGGTAGTGATGCCCTTGCTGCTAAGACGACTGCTGTGTTGGATGAAACGGGTCACCACTATGTATTAAATGGAACCAAGATCTATATTACGAATGCTTCTTTCTCCGACACGTTTATCGTGTATGCCAAAGTAGATGGAGAACACTTTACAGCCTTTATCGTGGAGAAGGGGTTTGAAGGATTATCGGTAGGACCAGAAGAAGATAAAATGGGAATTAAAGCTTCCTCTACTTGTTCTGTCATCATGGAGGATTGTAAGGTTCCGAAGGAGAATGTGTTAGGAGAAGTCGGCAAGGGGCATCACATTGCATTAAATGTATTAAATCTCGGGCGATTTAACTTAGGGGCGGCAACAACAGGCGCAGCCAAATTTTCCTTTGGGTTGGGTTTATCACACATTCAGGAGCGGAAGCAATTTGGTCGTTCTATTGCTCAATTTAATGGAACAAAGCAAAAAGTAGCCAAGATGGCTGCTAAATTGTATGCTTCTGAGTCTGTTATGTATCGGACAGCCGGTCATGTTGAATCCGTATTAAGAGACGTTACGGATGAAACATCTGGCCGTGATGTTGCGAAGAAAATGAATGAACACTCATTCGAATCCGCAATGTGCAAAGTGTTTGGCTCAGAAACATTAGATGAGGTTGTTGATGAAGCGCTCCAGCTTCATGGAGGAGCAGGGTACATAAAGGAGTACCCAATTGAACAAGCGTATCGGGATGCACGAATTAACCGAATTTTTGAAGGGACGAATGAAATCAACCGGTTACACATTGCTGGCGTCATCTTAAAGAAATCGGCATCAGGAGAACTTCCCCTTCAAAAAGCGGTTGAAGAAGCACATACGCACATGCATCGACCGAACGAAGCGCCTTCGTTAGAACAAGGAGTACAGTTATTGAAAGATTTGTTCTTTGTATGTGCTGGCGCGGCCTATTCCGCTTTCGGTCAGGAGTTACAGGAAGAGCAAGAGACGATGATGGGATTAGCAGACCTGGCTATTATGGCTTATGCTGCGGAATCAGCAGTTGTAAGAGCAAGGAAGAGTGGGAAAACGCTGCATCAAGACTTGGCAACATCCTATATAGAACGTGCTGGTCTCGAAGCTGGCAGTGTTGCTTTAATGTTAGCTTCCAACCTGACGACGGGAGATGTGCGTACGGAAACCCTTGCTTCAATTTCATCTGTGCAAGCACTTCTTCAATATGAACAATCTGTATCACGTAACCGCCGAATCGCAGATGCCATGCTTACTTCAAATACCTATCTTGTGTAA
- a CDS encoding 2-phosphosulfolactate phosphatase, with protein MGKIHIIHSKEELEPHHIEGKVAIVYDVLFATSSITAAFHHGALSVYPALTASEAIRMAEGSQEPYLLAGEEQGYTIPGFQSPTPIYLSSSVKNKRLFYKTTNGTVAIRRASQAKYVYVASLLNEQAILDYLVSHHVNDSISLICAGSTKRFAIEDYYGAASMIHRLLQHGEWTLTDRALAAYYFYHGSPSAETVLRTSTVGKWLVDYGLASDVEFVANKNSCPVVPIYRTHTGRIEEVGKDESSRANRERWTIPYESD; from the coding sequence ATGGGGAAGATTCACATCATTCACTCCAAAGAAGAGCTAGAACCTCACCATATAGAAGGAAAGGTCGCTATCGTATACGACGTTCTGTTCGCAACTTCAAGTATTACAGCTGCATTTCACCATGGAGCATTGTCTGTCTATCCAGCCTTAACGGCAAGTGAAGCGATTCGCATGGCGGAGGGGAGTCAAGAACCATACTTGCTAGCCGGAGAAGAACAGGGTTATACGATTCCAGGATTTCAATCTCCAACTCCCATCTACTTGTCTAGTAGCGTAAAGAACAAGCGTCTCTTCTATAAGACGACTAACGGAACGGTGGCCATTCGTCGAGCCTCTCAAGCTAAGTATGTATACGTGGCATCTCTCTTAAATGAGCAGGCCATACTCGATTATTTAGTTTCTCACCATGTGAACGACTCGATTAGTCTAATTTGTGCAGGGTCTACCAAGCGCTTCGCAATTGAAGATTATTACGGTGCGGCCAGTATGATTCACAGACTCTTGCAGCATGGTGAGTGGACATTAACCGACCGAGCGTTGGCTGCCTATTATTTCTATCACGGCAGTCCATCTGCTGAGACCGTTCTAAGAACAAGTACGGTAGGCAAATGGTTAGTGGATTATGGATTAGCAAGTGATGTTGAATTTGTTGCAAATAAAAACAGTTGTCCTGTCGTTCCGATTTATCGGACACACACAGGGCGTATCGAGGAGGTAGGAAAGGATGAATCCAGTAGAGCAAATCGTGAGAGGTGGACAATTCCTTACGAGTCAGATTGA
- a CDS encoding phosphotransferase family protein yields the protein MPYDTIPVRTGEELNEKALHDYLERHIEQANGELTVSQFGAGHSNLTYEIKMGEFVGVLRRPPLGPVAPKAHDMEREYRILQAVHPIFDKAPKPILYEEGNLLGAPFFIMERRYGVVLDTEFPTGVDASEAMAKRLSETMVDTLAELHSLEYQSSNLANIGKPEGFMERQVYGWIKRFDRALTDDVESGEGVKQWLVHHIPRDSNSALIHYDYKMNNALFDEQDYTKMVGLFDWEMTTIGDPLADLGVALSYWIEPNDSPYLRNGLGKPPITSAYDGFYTREQFMQRYAEKSGRDVTQMDFYMTFAYFKLAGIVQQIYYRYRQGQTNDKRFKGMNHFVNHLLQQARETAGL from the coding sequence ATGCCTTATGATACAATCCCTGTTCGAACTGGAGAAGAATTGAATGAGAAAGCCTTACACGATTATCTCGAACGTCATATTGAACAAGCAAATGGAGAGCTAACGGTCTCTCAATTTGGTGCGGGTCATTCGAACTTAACTTATGAAATTAAGATGGGGGAGTTTGTCGGTGTTCTACGAAGGCCTCCATTGGGCCCAGTGGCTCCAAAGGCTCACGATATGGAGCGAGAATATCGGATTTTACAAGCGGTTCACCCTATTTTCGATAAGGCACCTAAGCCCATCCTATATGAAGAGGGAAATCTTCTAGGAGCGCCTTTCTTTATTATGGAGAGACGGTATGGAGTGGTGCTTGACACGGAGTTCCCGACAGGTGTGGATGCAAGTGAAGCGATGGCGAAAAGACTGTCTGAGACGATGGTAGATACACTAGCCGAACTGCATTCATTGGAGTATCAGTCTAGTAATCTTGCAAACATTGGCAAGCCAGAGGGATTTATGGAACGGCAGGTGTATGGTTGGATCAAGCGGTTTGACCGCGCATTAACAGATGATGTTGAGTCAGGAGAGGGAGTCAAACAATGGTTGGTTCATCATATCCCTCGTGATTCTAACAGCGCACTCATTCATTACGATTACAAGATGAATAATGCGCTCTTTGATGAACAGGATTATACGAAGATGGTAGGGTTATTTGATTGGGAGATGACTACAATTGGTGATCCATTAGCGGATCTAGGTGTGGCACTTAGTTACTGGATTGAGCCTAATGACTCGCCTTATTTAAGGAATGGTTTAGGCAAGCCGCCTATTACATCAGCTTATGATGGCTTTTACACAAGGGAACAATTTATGCAGCGATACGCAGAAAAGAGTGGGCGTGATGTAACGCAAATGGATTTCTATATGACATTTGCCTATTTTAAGCTTGCTGGGATTGTTCAACAAATCTACTATCGCTATCGACAAGGGCAGACGAACGACAAGCGATTTAAAGGGATGAATCACTTCGTCAATCATTTGTTGCAACAGGCAAGAGAAACGGCGGGTCTTTAA
- a CDS encoding acyl-CoA thioesterase — protein MHRHNLVVRFSETDMLGHVNNRNFFMYLEEARIRFFHDLELVAEEWNFILASVKCDFLKQAYFGQSLAIETYVTRIGNSSFHLHQHIKDQETDENIARGESVVIQYDFQTEKSKPMDESMRTSLEKYQMQKLKGGL, from the coding sequence ATGCATCGTCATAATTTGGTTGTTCGCTTCAGTGAAACCGATATGCTTGGTCATGTGAACAACCGGAATTTCTTTATGTACCTTGAAGAAGCGAGAATTCGTTTCTTCCACGACCTTGAGCTGGTAGCTGAAGAGTGGAATTTCATCCTTGCCTCTGTTAAATGTGATTTCTTGAAACAAGCGTATTTTGGCCAATCCTTAGCGATTGAAACGTACGTAACGAGAATTGGCAACAGTAGCTTCCATCTTCATCAACATATCAAAGACCAAGAAACAGATGAGAACATCGCTCGAGGAGAATCTGTGGTCATCCAATACGACTTTCAGACTGAGAAGAGTAAACCAATGGACGAGTCGATGCGTACCAGTTTAGAGAAGTACCAGATGCAAAAGCTTAAGGGGGGATTATAA
- a CDS encoding 3-hydroxyacyl-CoA dehydrogenase family protein, with product MGIRNVTVVGAGSMGHQIAMLSALGGYKTILQDVNGDALEQAKATLQSIMEKWVTKEKISRERRDEAFQALTFTTSIEEAACEADFIIEAVVEKLDVKRDVFKQLDSIAPSHAILATNSSTIVSSLIADATERADRICNMHFFYPALVMDCVEVVRGEHTSDSTIEATMDVCKAMNRTAVLLEKEISGFIANRILFAIQKEAMSLYQGGYASFEDIDIITKKALSHPLGPFELMDLSGIDVGYYVMQQQYAETGNIEDKPPQLLADKMEANELGRKTGKGFYSYEDGKKVYS from the coding sequence ATGGGAATTCGTAATGTAACCGTTGTTGGGGCAGGTTCTATGGGGCATCAGATTGCAATGCTATCAGCGTTAGGAGGGTATAAGACTATCTTGCAAGACGTCAATGGAGATGCGCTAGAACAAGCAAAGGCGACACTTCAATCCATAATGGAGAAATGGGTAACGAAAGAAAAGATTAGTCGTGAACGAAGAGATGAGGCTTTTCAGGCGCTTACGTTTACTACGAGCATAGAGGAGGCTGCTTGTGAGGCTGACTTCATTATTGAAGCTGTAGTGGAGAAGTTAGACGTGAAACGGGATGTGTTTAAACAGCTTGATTCGATTGCACCTTCTCATGCGATTCTAGCTACAAATAGTTCTACAATTGTGAGCTCCTTAATTGCAGATGCAACAGAACGCGCGGACCGCATATGCAATATGCACTTCTTTTACCCTGCTCTTGTGATGGACTGTGTTGAGGTTGTGAGAGGGGAGCATACATCTGATTCGACAATCGAAGCGACAATGGATGTATGTAAAGCAATGAACCGTACAGCAGTATTGTTAGAGAAAGAGATCTCAGGGTTTATTGCGAACCGGATTCTATTTGCTATACAGAAAGAAGCGATGAGTCTTTATCAGGGCGGATATGCTAGCTTTGAAGACATAGACATTATTACGAAGAAAGCGTTAAGCCACCCGCTCGGGCCGTTTGAACTGATGGATTTGTCTGGAATTGATGTAGGCTACTATGTTATGCAACAACAATATGCCGAGACAGGAAACATAGAAGACAAACCCCCGCAGTTGCTTGCAGATAAAATGGAAGCAAATGAGCTTGGTCGAAAGACTGGCAAGGGATTTTACTCGTATGAGGATGGAAAGAAGGTTTATTCATAA
- a CDS encoding TetR/AcrR family transcriptional regulator, with translation MKDKIMETSIELFGERGFLETSIQDIVEANGVTKGTFYYYFHNKEDVLMQIHLTFIEELLKRQEQILFANGVSYKEKLRSTVLMVIKNIRLQAQSARVFFREMRHLSDHHTAKLLPKRHLFQRNVQQLVEEGVRAEEFRKDLRADMVSFGILGIVNWSYFWYEPDGEVSEEELTDIYVSMMLEGLQPPRT, from the coding sequence ATGAAGGATAAAATTATGGAAACAAGCATTGAGCTATTTGGAGAGCGTGGATTTCTGGAAACGTCAATTCAAGATATTGTAGAAGCGAATGGAGTTACGAAAGGTACATTTTATTACTATTTCCACAACAAGGAAGACGTTCTCATGCAAATCCACCTTACGTTTATAGAAGAGTTATTGAAGCGTCAGGAGCAAATCTTATTTGCGAACGGGGTGAGCTATAAAGAGAAATTGAGAAGCACGGTTCTCATGGTCATCAAGAACATACGCCTACAAGCGCAAAGTGCTCGCGTCTTCTTTAGGGAAATGCGACATCTAAGTGACCATCATACAGCTAAACTCCTTCCGAAGCGACATTTATTTCAGAGGAACGTGCAACAGCTAGTAGAAGAAGGCGTTCGTGCTGAAGAGTTTAGGAAGGACTTGCGTGCCGACATGGTATCTTTCGGGATTCTTGGGATTGTGAACTGGAGTTATTTCTGGTATGAACCAGATGGTGAAGTGTCAGAAGAAGAGCTCACAGACATCTATGTCAGCATGATGTTAGAAGGCTTACAACCTCCTCGCACTTGA
- a CDS encoding SDR family oxidoreductase: protein MHVLKLFELTGKTAIVTGGGRGLGRQIAEGFAEAGANVVVCSRKQETCEEVAKDLAQMGVQTLGLACDVTKEEDVLQVVQTTKETFGSIDILVNNSGATWGAPALEMPREAWDKVMTVNVTGTFLMSQQVGKVMVDQGHGKIINISSVAGLGGADARFMDTVGYNASKGAVITLTKDLAVKWGPHNIQVNALAPGFFPTKMSKVVLEHGGDFILDRTPLNRFGSEDDLKGAALFLASRASDYVTGDVLVVDGGMHASC from the coding sequence ATGCACGTTCTGAAATTGTTCGAACTCACAGGAAAGACAGCGATTGTAACAGGAGGCGGAAGAGGGTTAGGCCGTCAAATTGCAGAAGGATTTGCTGAGGCTGGTGCGAATGTTGTCGTCTGTTCAAGAAAGCAAGAGACCTGTGAAGAAGTCGCGAAAGACTTAGCTCAAATGGGGGTTCAGACGTTAGGATTAGCCTGTGATGTTACAAAGGAAGAGGACGTTCTTCAAGTGGTACAAACGACGAAAGAAACGTTTGGTTCAATTGATATTCTCGTGAATAATAGTGGAGCTACGTGGGGCGCGCCAGCTCTTGAGATGCCTCGTGAAGCATGGGACAAAGTAATGACGGTCAATGTGACAGGTACGTTCCTCATGAGCCAACAGGTCGGGAAGGTGATGGTGGACCAAGGGCATGGGAAGATCATCAACATTAGCTCTGTAGCTGGTCTTGGTGGGGCTGATGCTAGATTCATGGATACGGTAGGCTACAATGCCAGTAAAGGAGCTGTAATCACCCTAACGAAGGATCTGGCCGTCAAATGGGGTCCACATAATATCCAAGTCAATGCTCTTGCACCTGGTTTCTTTCCTACAAAGATGTCTAAAGTCGTGCTTGAACATGGAGGAGACTTTATTCTTGATCGAACGCCGCTAAATCGCTTTGGTTCTGAAGATGATTTGAAGGGCGCTGCGCTGTTCTTAGCATCTAGGGCCTCTGATTATGTAACAGGAGATGTGCTCGTCGTCGATGGGGGCATGCACGCCTCTTGCTAA
- a CDS encoding acyl-CoA dehydrogenase family protein — protein MNFEYSDKVKEYMERLEQFMRDYVYPNERLYEEQLDSQSSRWEAVPPVMEELKKKAKEEGLWNLFLPHSENGAGLTNLEYAPLCEIMGRSLIGPEVFNCNAPDTGNMEVLDRYGTDEQKERWLRPLLDGEIRSCFSMTEPDVASSDATNIEALIERDGDSYLINGTKWWSSGAGDPRCKVAIFMGKTDKEAPKYEQQSMILVPLDTEGVTIERMLPVYGYDHAPHGHAEIQFSNVRVPKENLIWDEGKGFAIAQGRLGPGRIHHCMRLIGAAERALEDLCKRVQSREAFGKKIADQGVVQEWIADSRIEIEQARLLTLKAAYMMDTVGNKVAKKEIAMIKVVAPSLALRVLDRAIQAHGGAGVSDDFTLAAQWANARTLRLADGPDEVHRRQIARLEMANHKEG, from the coding sequence GTGAACTTTGAGTATAGTGACAAGGTCAAGGAATATATGGAACGCTTGGAGCAATTCATGCGTGACTACGTGTATCCGAATGAACGCTTATACGAGGAACAACTAGATTCTCAATCATCAAGATGGGAAGCAGTACCACCTGTTATGGAGGAACTAAAGAAGAAAGCGAAAGAAGAAGGATTGTGGAATTTATTCCTTCCTCATTCGGAGAATGGAGCAGGATTAACCAACCTTGAGTATGCACCGTTGTGTGAGATTATGGGGCGTTCCTTAATTGGGCCAGAAGTATTTAATTGTAACGCTCCTGATACAGGGAACATGGAAGTGCTAGATCGGTATGGAACGGATGAGCAGAAAGAAAGGTGGCTACGCCCCTTATTAGATGGGGAGATTCGTTCTTGCTTTTCAATGACGGAACCAGATGTAGCTTCATCTGATGCGACGAATATCGAGGCGCTCATTGAGCGAGATGGTGATTCCTATCTCATTAACGGAACTAAATGGTGGTCCTCAGGAGCTGGAGACCCTAGATGTAAGGTTGCTATATTTATGGGGAAGACAGACAAAGAAGCACCGAAATATGAACAACAATCTATGATTCTAGTTCCGCTAGATACTGAAGGCGTAACGATTGAACGGATGCTACCTGTATATGGGTATGACCATGCTCCACACGGGCATGCAGAAATTCAGTTCTCAAATGTCCGCGTGCCAAAGGAAAACCTAATTTGGGATGAGGGGAAAGGATTTGCCATTGCGCAAGGTCGACTTGGCCCAGGGAGAATCCATCATTGTATGAGATTGATTGGTGCGGCTGAGCGTGCGCTTGAAGATTTATGTAAGCGCGTACAAAGTAGAGAGGCTTTCGGAAAGAAAATTGCTGACCAGGGTGTCGTTCAAGAATGGATTGCCGACTCTAGAATTGAGATTGAGCAAGCCCGCCTATTAACCTTAAAGGCAGCATACATGATGGATACGGTAGGCAATAAAGTTGCCAAGAAGGAAATCGCAATGATTAAAGTGGTAGCACCTTCCTTGGCCTTAAGGGTTCTAGACCGCGCGATACAAGCCCATGGGGGAGCCGGAGTAAGTGATGATTTTACGCTCGCAGCTCAGTGGGCGAACGCCAGAACACTACGTTTGGCTGATGGACCTGATGAAGTACATCGGCGTCAAATTGCTAGGTTGGAGATGGCAAATCATAAGGAGGGGTAG
- a CDS encoding bifunctional diguanylate cyclase/phosphodiesterase, translating to MEMEGVYNVWLVILSIAVSIMSSYTALQIVKRLVRSRGMLRYMWIFGGSLTFGAGIWSMHFVAMLAYEMDMVVTYDTWLLILSILCAIGSSFVALYIISRGYDRIRYNFVGATLIGLSITSMHYVGMEAMQMGATIVYDNRLVIASVAIAWFASFVALQLFGYISKGERAKKPYHWFSWVSAVVMGIAISGMHYTGMESATFYHQTSAVVVDDSTIIEPVTLGYLIAAGIMFIIAFMITLIQYEAKVESTSLRLKMADQMYRSIIESANDGVVTVDERGEILAWNEAAEQIFRYTSGAIMHESFAKVVPTALQDEETHHSESPRRIQERYVGKTVELEGVRSSGERFPIELSLSTFHSSEDTYYTGIIRDITERREAEEQIQKLIYQDDLTELPNRRMLLEQIDSCVSQAKLHDEQVAVMFIDFDRFKQINDVYGHRVGDKLLIEIAKRTKSCLTEKDTLARQSGDEFVVVLPQTTHYQAGLIADKIISAYREPIWVEEIELYSTPSIGISLYPEDGTSDALITHADTAMYQAKKEGGNRYFFYTQEINDAISKKMVIETGLRKALENKEMELYYQPKVDVSSGKVNGFEALVRWNHPTLGTVSPAEFIPLAEETNLIIPLGEQILLQACTVFHDWLQQGYSFTHISVNISAVQFNQPTFISTIQRVLEQTGLAPHYLELELTESVVQNFNRARPILEKLKEMGIKLSLDDFGTGYSSLSYLKEFPLDTLKIDRSFIRTVDYNTKDQAVVDTIINMASKLNLNVVAEGIETKNQLKFIQQQSCHEYQGYYFSRPLPAAEIISLVKDHEANQYAKA from the coding sequence ATGGAGATGGAAGGAGTCTATAACGTTTGGTTAGTAATCCTGTCCATTGCAGTGTCCATCATGTCCTCGTATACAGCATTACAAATCGTTAAACGTCTCGTACGTTCCAGAGGAATGTTACGATACATGTGGATATTTGGAGGTAGTCTTACCTTTGGAGCTGGTATTTGGTCCATGCATTTCGTAGCGATGCTTGCTTATGAAATGGATATGGTTGTCACCTATGATACTTGGTTGCTAATTCTAAGTATCTTGTGTGCCATTGGATCAAGCTTTGTGGCTCTCTATATTATTAGCAGAGGATACGACCGTATCCGATATAACTTTGTTGGAGCAACGTTAATTGGCCTTAGCATTACGTCGATGCACTATGTGGGGATGGAAGCCATGCAGATGGGCGCCACGATTGTGTATGACAATCGTCTTGTAATTGCATCCGTTGCGATTGCGTGGTTTGCGTCATTCGTGGCGCTTCAATTGTTTGGGTACATTTCTAAAGGAGAACGTGCTAAGAAGCCTTATCATTGGTTCTCTTGGGTAAGTGCGGTGGTGATGGGGATTGCTATTTCAGGGATGCATTATACCGGGATGGAATCTGCTACCTTCTATCACCAGACGAGCGCTGTAGTCGTCGATGACAGTACTATTATTGAACCAGTAACATTGGGATACTTAATTGCGGCAGGAATTATGTTCATTATAGCGTTTATGATTACGCTCATACAGTACGAAGCGAAAGTTGAATCGACTTCCTTGCGTCTTAAGATGGCAGATCAAATGTACCGTTCAATTATTGAATCTGCAAATGATGGGGTCGTGACCGTGGACGAACGAGGTGAAATTCTTGCATGGAATGAAGCGGCTGAACAAATCTTTCGATATACAAGCGGAGCTATCATGCACGAATCATTTGCTAAGGTGGTACCTACGGCGCTTCAAGATGAAGAAACGCACCACTCGGAATCCCCCCGGCGTATCCAGGAGAGGTATGTCGGGAAGACAGTTGAATTAGAAGGCGTTCGTTCAAGTGGAGAGCGCTTTCCCATCGAACTATCGCTTTCTACGTTCCATAGCTCAGAGGATACGTACTATACTGGCATTATTCGGGATATTACGGAGCGGAGAGAAGCGGAAGAACAGATTCAAAAGCTCATCTATCAAGATGATTTAACGGAGTTGCCGAACCGACGAATGCTTCTTGAACAAATTGATTCCTGTGTCTCCCAGGCTAAATTACACGATGAACAAGTGGCTGTGATGTTTATCGACTTTGACCGCTTTAAACAAATTAATGATGTCTATGGTCACCGTGTAGGAGACAAATTGTTAATTGAAATAGCTAAGCGAACGAAATCCTGTCTAACAGAAAAGGACACTCTAGCTCGACAAAGTGGAGATGAATTTGTAGTCGTTCTTCCCCAAACTACCCATTATCAAGCTGGTCTAATTGCAGATAAGATTATATCCGCTTATCGGGAACCCATTTGGGTGGAGGAGATTGAACTTTATAGTACCCCATCAATTGGGATTAGTCTTTACCCAGAAGATGGTACGTCAGATGCCTTGATTACCCATGCAGATACAGCGATGTACCAAGCGAAAAAAGAGGGTGGCAATCGGTATTTCTTCTATACACAAGAAATTAACGACGCCATTTCTAAGAAGATGGTGATAGAGACTGGTCTCAGAAAGGCCTTGGAGAACAAAGAGATGGAGCTCTATTATCAACCCAAAGTAGACGTCAGCTCGGGAAAGGTCAACGGTTTTGAAGCGCTCGTTCGGTGGAATCATCCGACCCTCGGGACCGTGTCTCCGGCGGAATTTATTCCTTTGGCTGAAGAAACGAACTTGATTATTCCATTAGGAGAACAAATACTCCTTCAAGCCTGTACCGTATTTCATGATTGGCTTCAACAAGGATACTCGTTCACACACATCTCTGTAAACATTTCTGCCGTTCAATTTAATCAGCCAACATTCATCTCAACTATCCAACGAGTCCTTGAACAAACAGGACTCGCACCACATTATTTAGAGTTAGAGTTGACAGAAAGTGTTGTGCAGAACTTTAATCGGGCACGGCCCATCTTGGAGAAGTTGAAAGAAATGGGGATTAAATTATCACTTGATGATTTCGGAACAGGTTATTCTTCTTTGAGTTATTTGAAAGAGTTCCCTCTCGATACATTGAAGATCGATCGTTCCTTTATTAGGACGGTGGATTACAATACGAAAGACCAAGCTGTAGTGGATACAATTATCAACATGGCTTCTAAATTAAATTTAAACGTTGTTGCAGAGGGTATTGAGACAAAGAATCAACTGAAATTCATTCAACAACAATCGTGCCATGAATATCAAGGCTATTATTTTAGTCGACCGCTTCCGGCAGCTGAGATTATCTCGCTAGTTAAAGACCATGAAGCCAATCAGTATGCGAAAGCCTAG
- a CDS encoding L,D-transpeptidase yields MQSLLVFILLTVSPIWPVGENPAVGYPFLIVNKATNELAYINDGAVQGVYPVGTGKTEELTPEGLHTITVKAKNPYYRKKNIPGGDPRNPLGSRWIGFDALDTDGRIYGVHGTNNPSSIGKYVSNGCIRMNNKDVEGLFDNIPIGTKILVTTTDESFESLGKTYKAIQ; encoded by the coding sequence ATGCAGAGCTTGCTCGTATTTATTTTACTAACCGTTTCCCCAATATGGCCGGTCGGCGAAAACCCTGCTGTTGGATATCCATTTCTAATCGTAAATAAAGCAACAAATGAACTTGCGTATATTAATGATGGTGCCGTTCAAGGCGTATATCCCGTTGGCACAGGAAAGACGGAAGAATTGACCCCAGAAGGACTTCATACGATTACAGTGAAAGCCAAAAATCCATACTATCGCAAAAAGAATATCCCAGGAGGGGATCCTAGAAATCCTCTAGGCTCACGGTGGATTGGCTTTGACGCACTAGATACAGATGGTCGAATTTATGGGGTGCATGGCACGAATAACCCTTCGTCCATTGGGAAGTATGTATCAAATGGCTGTATACGTATGAATAATAAAGATGTGGAAGGGTTATTCGACAATATTCCAATTGGAACCAAAATACTTGTGACAACAACTGATGAAAGCTTTGAAAGTTTAGGAAAGACATATAAGGCGATTCAATAG